In a single window of the Insulibacter thermoxylanivorax genome:
- a CDS encoding bifunctional aldolase/short-chain dehydrogenase — protein sequence MVENRGNLVENRWDQAKAKQLTSGLDELVYRSNLLGSDRRVCNWGGGNTSMKTTIADFRGREVEIMWVKGSGSDLATMQAKHFTGLRMDDIRPLYERDDMSDEEMVEYLTRCMIDSKHPRMSIETLLHAFLPFKHVDHTHPDSIIGLCCADNGREIADEIFGDRYVWVPYIRPGFKLSKMIAEGVRNHPKAELVLMEKHGLVTWGDTAEECYNKTIEIINEAAAYIEARVNEEQLFGGAQYQSLPAEERRDIAAEVMPLIRGAVSEEKRMILSFDDAEDVLKFVNGKDSKELSQIGAACPDHLVHTKMKPLFIDWDPATKDVEALKTAIREGVANYKEEYKRYFERNKNEGDKMFEPAPRVILIPGIGMINTGKSLAMAKVSGALYHRAIAVMRYSTTLGNFVSLSENESYNVEYWPLEIYKLTLQPPEAEFSRKVAFITGGAGGIGSETARLLAEQGAHVVLADLNLEGAQQVADEINEQYGEGRALAVQMDVTKEDMVQAAYRETALQYGGVDIIVNNAGLATSSPFEETSLDEWNLNMNVLGTGYFLVAREAFKLMKEQKIGGSMVFVGSKNSIYAGKNATAYSAAKALEAHLARCIAAEGGQYGIRVNTVLPDAILQGSNIWNSAWRNERAAAYGIEPDQLEEYYRKRTTLQVNVYPRDVAEGIAFFASSKAEKTTGCMLTIDGGVPAAFTR from the coding sequence ATGGTCGAAAATCGGGGGAATTTGGTTGAGAATCGTTGGGATCAGGCAAAAGCCAAACAATTGACAAGCGGATTAGATGAGTTGGTCTATCGTTCTAACCTGCTCGGTTCCGATCGTCGTGTGTGCAACTGGGGCGGAGGCAACACATCGATGAAGACGACGATCGCCGATTTCCGCGGTCGTGAAGTTGAGATCATGTGGGTGAAGGGCAGCGGTTCCGACCTTGCGACGATGCAAGCGAAGCACTTCACCGGCCTGCGTATGGATGATATCCGTCCGTTGTACGAGCGCGACGATATGAGCGATGAAGAGATGGTCGAATATTTGACCCGCTGCATGATCGACAGCAAGCATCCGCGCATGTCGATTGAGACCTTGCTGCATGCTTTCCTGCCGTTCAAGCACGTGGATCATACGCATCCGGATTCGATCATCGGTTTGTGCTGTGCGGATAACGGCCGCGAGATCGCCGATGAGATCTTCGGCGACCGCTATGTATGGGTGCCGTATATTCGTCCTGGTTTTAAGTTGTCGAAGATGATCGCGGAAGGTGTGCGCAATCATCCGAAGGCAGAGCTCGTCTTGATGGAGAAGCACGGTCTCGTTACTTGGGGAGATACGGCGGAGGAGTGCTACAACAAGACGATCGAGATAATCAACGAAGCAGCTGCTTATATTGAAGCGCGTGTCAACGAAGAGCAACTGTTCGGCGGTGCCCAATATCAATCGCTTCCTGCGGAAGAACGCCGTGACATTGCAGCTGAAGTCATGCCGCTGATCCGCGGTGCAGTAAGCGAAGAGAAACGGATGATCCTGAGCTTCGATGATGCTGAGGACGTACTCAAATTCGTCAACGGCAAGGATTCGAAGGAGCTGTCCCAGATCGGAGCAGCTTGTCCGGACCATCTCGTGCATACGAAGATGAAACCGCTGTTCATCGATTGGGATCCTGCGACGAAGGACGTCGAGGCGTTGAAAACTGCGATCCGTGAAGGCGTTGCCAATTATAAGGAGGAGTACAAGAGGTACTTCGAGCGCAACAAGAACGAAGGCGACAAGATGTTCGAGCCTGCGCCGCGCGTCATCTTGATCCCCGGCATCGGTATGATCAATACCGGCAAGAGCTTGGCGATGGCAAAGGTAAGCGGTGCACTCTATCATCGGGCGATCGCCGTCATGCGTTACTCGACGACCTTGGGGAATTTCGTGTCGCTAAGCGAGAACGAATCCTACAACGTGGAATATTGGCCGCTGGAAATCTATAAGCTGACGCTGCAGCCGCCGGAGGCGGAATTCTCCCGCAAGGTCGCCTTCATCACCGGTGGTGCGGGCGGCATCGGCAGCGAGACAGCACGGCTGTTGGCAGAACAAGGTGCACATGTGGTGCTGGCTGACCTGAATCTCGAAGGCGCTCAGCAGGTGGCCGATGAGATCAACGAACAATACGGCGAAGGCCGGGCGCTCGCTGTTCAGATGGATGTGACCAAAGAAGACATGGTGCAAGCGGCTTACCGTGAAACGGCGCTGCAATACGGCGGTGTCGATATCATCGTCAACAACGCCGGTCTGGCTACATCCAGCCCCTTCGAGGAGACCTCCTTGGATGAGTGGAATCTGAATATGAACGTGCTGGGTACGGGTTATTTCCTGGTCGCCCGCGAAGCATTCAAGCTGATGAAGGAACAGAAGATCGGCGGCAGCATGGTGTTCGTCGGCTCCAAGAACTCCATCTACGCCGGCAAGAATGCAACGGCCTACAGCGCGGCGAAGGCGCTGGAAGCCCATCTGGCCCGCTGCATCGCTGCGGAAGGCGGTCAGTACGGCATCCGCGTGAACACCGTCCTGCCCGATGCCATCCTGCAGGGTTCGAATATCTGGAACTCGGCATGGCGCAACGAGCGCGCGGCAGCATACGGCATCGAACCAGACCAGCTGGAAGAGTACTACCGCAAGCGGACGACGCTGCAAGTGAACGTCTATCCGCGGGACGTTGCAGAAGGCATCGCCTTCTTCGCCTCTTCCAAGGCGGAGAAGACGACTGGATGCATGCTGACGATCGACGGCGGGGTGCCGGCTGCCTTTACTCGCTGA
- a CDS encoding ABC transporter ATP-binding protein, producing MIELRGISKSYKVAQRRSSSIGSALKSLVRREYTSIQALSDISFRISPGEIVGYIGPNGAGKSTTIKIMSGILVPDSGSCSILGFTPWQDRKAYVRHIGVVFGQRTQLWWDVPVIDSFDLLRDIYRVPAKMYRDNLELLVDKLALGDLIHTPVRQLSLGQRMRCEIAASLLHSPDILFLDEPTIGLDAVSKVAVRDFIRMINRERGVTVILTTHDMSDIEALADRIIMIGKGRLLLEGKLAELRSRFGSHKTIVLDYRPAADPSHSASPSSQASSSRLTHASPFQLDHLALPHTEVVEWSQERAVLRVDTNRVKIADVISLVSTQVELLDITVESQPIEEIIVDLYKEYQLS from the coding sequence ATGATCGAACTACGCGGCATCAGCAAAAGCTACAAAGTCGCTCAGCGTCGTTCATCCAGTATAGGAAGCGCTCTCAAATCGTTGGTCCGAAGGGAATACACGAGTATTCAAGCGCTCAGCGATATCTCCTTTAGGATCAGCCCCGGTGAGATCGTCGGCTATATCGGTCCGAACGGTGCCGGCAAGTCGACGACGATCAAGATCATGAGCGGCATCCTCGTCCCGGACAGCGGCAGCTGTTCCATCTTGGGATTCACGCCGTGGCAGGACCGCAAAGCGTACGTCCGCCATATCGGCGTCGTCTTCGGCCAGCGAACCCAGCTCTGGTGGGATGTTCCGGTCATCGATTCCTTCGACTTGCTGCGGGATATCTACCGGGTGCCGGCGAAGATGTACCGGGATAATCTCGAGCTTCTCGTCGACAAACTCGCGCTTGGCGATCTGATCCATACGCCGGTGCGTCAGCTCAGCCTTGGCCAGCGCATGCGCTGCGAGATCGCTGCCTCCCTGCTGCACAGCCCGGACATCCTGTTCCTGGATGAGCCGACCATCGGATTAGACGCAGTTTCTAAGGTTGCAGTCCGCGACTTCATCCGCATGATCAACCGGGAGCGCGGTGTCACCGTGATCTTGACCACCCATGACATGAGCGATATCGAAGCACTAGCGGATCGGATCATCATGATCGGCAAGGGAAGATTGCTTCTGGAAGGGAAATTGGCCGAACTCAGGAGCCGCTTCGGCTCGCATAAGACGATCGTGCTCGATTACCGCCCGGCAGCTGATCCATCACATTCTGCATCGCCTTCTTCGCAAGCTTCATCTTCACGGCTTACGCATGCTTCGCCGTTCCAGTTGGATCACCTCGCTCTTCCTCATACGGAGGTTGTGGAATGGTCGCAGGAGAGAGCGGTGCTGAGGGTGGATACGAATCGGGTGAAGATCGCCGATGTGATCAGCCTCGTCTCCACGCAAGTGGAACTCTTGGACATCACGGTGGAAAGTCAGCCGATCGAAGAGATCATCGTCGATCTCTATAAGGAGTATCAGCTGTCATGA
- a CDS encoding ABC transporter permease yields the protein MRTCFAVFRLRFNYGLQYRTAAFAGIATQFFWGFILIMVYQAFFAMTDRTTQPISLEQVVAYIWLQQAFIAFIMLWFRDQELFDLITTGNVAYELCRPSGLYSFWYAKVLAQRLSAGLLRCGPILLLAGLMPGSYRLTMPLDAATFVLFVVTLLLGLLLVAAITMLIHISVFYTMSPVGSLLIFQIAGEFLAGMIIPVPLMPEWLQRIVHLFPFRWTADFPFRVFSGHIGHEEALVGIVMQMLWLAVLIFVGKALMLKALRRVVVQGG from the coding sequence ATGAGAACCTGTTTCGCCGTCTTTCGCCTGCGGTTTAACTATGGGCTCCAATACCGCACGGCTGCATTCGCTGGAATTGCCACTCAATTTTTCTGGGGCTTCATCCTCATTATGGTCTATCAGGCGTTCTTTGCGATGACCGATCGCACAACTCAGCCGATATCACTGGAGCAGGTCGTTGCTTACATATGGCTGCAGCAGGCGTTTATCGCCTTCATCATGCTTTGGTTCCGCGATCAAGAACTGTTCGATTTGATCACCACTGGCAACGTCGCTTATGAACTATGCCGGCCAAGCGGACTGTATTCCTTCTGGTATGCCAAGGTACTGGCGCAGCGTTTGTCAGCCGGGCTGCTCAGATGCGGACCGATCCTTCTGCTCGCCGGTTTGATGCCGGGTTCTTATCGACTCACCATGCCGCTTGATGCCGCGACGTTTGTTTTATTTGTGGTCACACTGCTTCTCGGTCTGCTGCTCGTCGCCGCGATCACGATGCTCATCCACATCTCTGTTTTCTACACCATGTCTCCCGTCGGTTCGCTGCTTATCTTTCAGATCGCAGGTGAATTCTTGGCCGGCATGATCATCCCGGTTCCGCTTATGCCCGAATGGCTGCAAAGGATCGTGCATCTCTTCCCTTTCCGCTGGACAGCAGACTTCCCATTCCGTGTCTTCTCCGGCCATATCGGCCATGAGGAAGCCCTGGTCGGAATCGTGATGCAGATGCTCTGGCTGGCCGTGCTCATATTCGTTGGAAAAGCGTTGATGCTGAAGGCTCTGCGAAGGGTGGTTGTGCAGGGTGGTTGA
- a CDS encoding ABC transporter permease, protein MQYRTSFWLLSLGQLLVPLSVFAGLYFLFERFGQLQGWEFFEAALCFAVIHMTFSLSECFVRGFDSFASLVVSGGFDRLLVRPRGTVLQVLGSRFEFTRVGRLLQSIIVLVWACMNLSIDWTIMKVLTLILMVVSGVFIFTGIFILTATLCFWTIQGLEVTNILTDGGREMAQYPLHIYERWVRRFFTFVIPFGCVNYLPLLYILDRTEGAAWPYALAPLAGFVFILPCLAVWHYGVRHYRSSGS, encoded by the coding sequence ATGCAATACCGAACTTCTTTCTGGCTGTTGTCCTTGGGACAACTCCTGGTTCCGCTCTCGGTATTCGCCGGGCTGTATTTTCTCTTCGAGCGTTTCGGACAGCTGCAGGGATGGGAATTCTTCGAAGCAGCGCTGTGCTTTGCGGTGATTCATATGACTTTCTCCTTAAGCGAATGCTTCGTCCGCGGCTTCGACAGCTTCGCCTCTCTGGTGGTCAGCGGCGGCTTCGACCGGCTGCTCGTGCGTCCGCGGGGAACGGTGCTGCAGGTGCTGGGATCGAGGTTCGAATTTACACGCGTCGGCCGTCTGCTGCAAAGCATCATCGTGCTGGTGTGGGCCTGCATGAACCTGTCAATCGACTGGACCATCATGAAGGTGCTCACACTGATTCTGATGGTGGTAAGCGGTGTGTTCATCTTCACGGGCATCTTCATCCTGACAGCAACACTGTGCTTCTGGACGATTCAAGGTTTAGAAGTCACGAATATCCTCACCGACGGCGGGCGCGAGATGGCGCAATATCCGCTCCATATCTATGAGCGATGGGTGCGCCGCTTCTTCACCTTCGTGATTCCCTTCGGATGCGTCAACTATTTGCCGCTCCTCTATATTCTGGATCGAACCGAAGGAGCAGCATGGCCGTATGCCCTGGCGCCGCTGGCTGGATTCGTGTTCATCCTGCCTTGCTTAGCGGTATGGCACTACGGCGTGCGCCATTATCGCTCAAGCGGATCGTGA